One Amycolatopsis sp. NBC_00355 genomic window carries:
- a CDS encoding HdeD family acid-resistance protein: protein MTAFGIVVEPRQAWPLTAVRGVFAVLFGIFALVWPGETVLVLAILYGVYAIVDGIGALMQAFRPGDGAHRAAYGVLGVLGIVAGILVLVWPGITVLLLALLVGLWAIVTGIAEIAAAIRLRKQIQGEAFLILAGAISVLAGILIVINPIAGAYGVALLVGIYALIYGIVLLVLAFRLRKIANTPAAA, encoded by the coding sequence ATGACCGCCTTCGGAATCGTCGTCGAACCCCGCCAGGCCTGGCCGCTGACCGCCGTGCGCGGGGTGTTCGCCGTGCTGTTCGGGATCTTCGCGCTCGTCTGGCCCGGCGAAACCGTCCTCGTGCTGGCCATCCTCTACGGCGTCTACGCGATCGTGGACGGCATCGGCGCGCTGATGCAGGCGTTCCGGCCGGGCGACGGCGCCCACCGCGCGGCCTACGGCGTGCTGGGGGTGCTCGGCATCGTCGCCGGGATCCTGGTGCTGGTGTGGCCGGGGATCACCGTGCTGCTGCTGGCGCTGCTGGTCGGGCTGTGGGCGATCGTCACCGGCATCGCCGAGATCGCCGCCGCGATCCGGCTGCGCAAGCAGATCCAGGGCGAGGCGTTCCTCATCCTGGCCGGCGCGATCTCCGTGCTCGCCGGGATCCTCATCGTGATCAACCCGATCGCGGGCGCGTACGGCGTCGCGCTGCTGGTCGGCATCTACGCGCTGATCTACGGGATCGTGCTGCTCGTGCTGGCCTTCCGGCTGCGCAAAATCGCGAACACACCCGCCGCCGCCTGA
- a CDS encoding ribonuclease Z → MTRELVVLGTASQVPTRHRNQNGYLLRWDGEGLLFDPGEGTQRQMVHAGVAATDVTRICVTHFHGDHSLGLSGVIQRLSLDKVQHPVHAHFPASGAHYFERLRHATSFYETADLREQPVETDGPIASGKFGVLEARLLSHPVEAFGYRLIEPDGRTMLPERLRSFGIQGPDVGKLQRDGRLGTVSLDDVSVPRRGQRFAFVMDTRLCDGVYALAEDADMLVIESTFLAEDTTLARDFGHLTAQQAARVAAESGVRQLVLTHFSQRYTEPRRFFDEARAEFDGEIVVARDLERVQVPKRRSSPAERLAP, encoded by the coding sequence GTGACCCGCGAACTGGTGGTGCTGGGCACCGCGAGCCAGGTGCCCACACGCCACCGCAACCAGAACGGCTACCTCCTGCGCTGGGACGGCGAAGGCCTCCTCTTCGACCCCGGCGAGGGCACCCAGCGTCAGATGGTGCACGCCGGCGTCGCCGCCACGGACGTCACGCGGATCTGCGTCACGCACTTCCACGGCGACCACAGCCTCGGCCTGTCCGGCGTGATCCAGCGGCTGTCGCTGGACAAGGTGCAGCACCCGGTGCACGCCCACTTCCCGGCGTCCGGCGCGCACTACTTCGAACGGCTGCGGCACGCGACGTCGTTCTACGAGACCGCCGACCTGCGGGAGCAGCCGGTCGAGACCGACGGCCCGATCGCGTCCGGCAAGTTCGGCGTCCTGGAAGCGCGGCTCCTCAGTCACCCGGTCGAGGCGTTCGGTTACCGGCTGATCGAGCCGGACGGCCGGACGATGCTCCCCGAGCGGCTGCGTTCGTTCGGCATCCAGGGCCCCGACGTCGGGAAGCTCCAGCGCGACGGCCGGCTGGGGACGGTGAGCCTGGACGACGTCAGCGTGCCCCGGCGCGGCCAGCGGTTCGCGTTCGTCATGGACACCCGCCTCTGCGACGGCGTCTACGCCCTCGCCGAGGACGCCGACATGCTGGTGATCGAGTCGACCTTCCTCGCCGAGGACACCACCCTGGCCCGTGACTTCGGCCACCTGACCGCTCAGCAGGCGGCGCGGGTGGCCGCCGAGTCCGGCGTCCGGCAGCTCGTGCTGACCCACTTTTCCCAGCGCTACACCGAGCCGCGGCGGTTCTTCGACGAAGCCCGGGCCGAGTTCGACGGCGAGATCGTGGTGGCCCGAGACCTGGAGCGGGTCCAGGTGCCGAAACGCCGGTCCTCCCCAGCGGAGCGCCTCGCGCCGTAG
- a CDS encoding FAD-dependent oxidoreductase: MSQPILMTVDDDPAVSRSVARDLRRRYGKDYRIIRADSGADALDALREIKLRGDAVAAILADYRMPQMDGIAFLEKAMDLFPHARRALLTAYADTDAAIQAINVVDVDHYLLKPWDPPEEKLYPVIDALVETWKAVGDKPVDEVKLLGHRYSSPSFHMRDFLARNAVPYRWYSVEDDEGKRLLKAADAVEADIPVIVTPDGTVLKHPSSGEIADAVGLSTRPAQEFYDLVVIGGGPAGLGAAVYGASEGLRTVLVEKKATGGQAGTSSRIENYLGFPDGVSGAQLTDRARRQAQKFGAEVLTARDVVGLEARGSSRVITFGDGSEIAAHSVILASGVTYRALDAEGIEELSGRGVYYGSAATEAPECKGEHVYIVGGANSAGQAAVFFSKHASDVSILVRGESLEASMSHYLIEQIAGIDNIHVRTRTTVKQAHGDGHLERLTLCENGVTEEVDTGHLFIFIGAAPRTEWLGDDLHRDEYGFVRTGPDLLAAGQRPRGWTLDRDPHYLESSIPGVFVAGDVRSQSVKRVASAVGEGAMAVTLVHRYLEEH; this comes from the coding sequence GTGAGCCAGCCGATCCTGATGACCGTCGACGACGATCCCGCCGTGTCCCGCTCGGTCGCCCGTGACCTGCGCCGGCGCTACGGCAAGGACTACCGCATCATCCGCGCCGACTCGGGCGCCGACGCCCTCGACGCGCTGCGCGAGATCAAGCTGCGCGGCGACGCCGTCGCGGCGATCCTCGCCGACTACCGGATGCCGCAGATGGACGGCATCGCCTTCCTCGAGAAGGCGATGGACCTGTTCCCGCACGCCCGCCGGGCCCTGCTGACCGCCTACGCCGACACCGACGCCGCGATCCAGGCGATCAACGTCGTCGACGTCGACCACTACCTGCTCAAGCCGTGGGACCCGCCGGAGGAGAAGCTCTACCCGGTGATCGACGCGCTCGTCGAGACCTGGAAGGCCGTCGGCGACAAGCCGGTCGACGAGGTCAAGCTCCTCGGCCACCGGTACTCGTCGCCGTCGTTCCACATGCGCGACTTCCTCGCGCGCAACGCCGTGCCGTATCGCTGGTACTCGGTCGAGGACGACGAGGGCAAGCGCTTGCTCAAGGCCGCCGACGCCGTCGAAGCCGACATCCCGGTGATCGTCACCCCCGACGGCACCGTGCTCAAGCACCCCTCCAGCGGCGAGATCGCGGACGCGGTCGGCTTGTCGACCCGCCCCGCGCAGGAGTTCTACGACCTCGTCGTCATCGGCGGCGGCCCGGCCGGGCTCGGCGCCGCGGTCTACGGCGCGTCCGAGGGCCTGCGCACGGTGCTCGTCGAGAAGAAGGCCACCGGCGGGCAGGCCGGCACCAGCTCGCGCATCGAGAACTACCTCGGCTTCCCCGACGGCGTCTCCGGCGCGCAGCTGACCGACCGGGCCCGGCGCCAGGCGCAGAAGTTCGGCGCCGAGGTGCTGACCGCCCGCGACGTCGTCGGCCTGGAGGCCCGCGGCTCGTCCCGGGTCATCACCTTCGGCGACGGCAGCGAGATCGCCGCCCACTCGGTGATCCTCGCCAGCGGCGTCACCTACCGGGCGCTGGACGCCGAGGGCATCGAGGAGCTGAGCGGCCGCGGCGTCTACTACGGCTCGGCGGCCACCGAGGCGCCCGAGTGCAAGGGCGAGCACGTCTACATCGTCGGCGGCGCGAACTCCGCCGGCCAGGCCGCGGTGTTCTTCTCCAAGCACGCCAGCGACGTCAGCATCCTGGTGCGCGGCGAGTCCCTGGAAGCGTCGATGTCGCATTACCTGATCGAGCAGATCGCCGGCATCGACAACATCCACGTCCGCACCCGCACCACGGTCAAGCAGGCCCACGGCGACGGCCACCTGGAGCGGCTCACGCTCTGCGAGAACGGCGTCACCGAGGAGGTCGACACCGGCCACCTGTTCATCTTCATCGGCGCGGCCCCCCGCACGGAGTGGCTCGGCGACGACCTCCACCGCGACGAGTACGGCTTCGTCCGCACCGGCCCGGACCTCCTGGCCGCCGGGCAGCGCCCGAGAGGCTGGACGCTGGACCGTGACCCGCATTACCTCGAGTCGTCGATCCCGGGCGTCTTCGTGGCGGGCGACGTGCGGTCCCAGTCGGTCAAGCGAGTGGCGTCGGCGGTCGGCGAAGGCGCGATGGCCGTGACGCTGGTACACCGGTACCTGGAGGAACATTGA